The nucleotide window TTGGAACAGCCAATCAATACATCCAGATTGCTATTCTTTTATTAGGTGTTATTGGGACAGGTGCATCCATTGTCGTTTCGCAATACTTAGGTTCTCGCTTAATAGCTGAAGCATCTAAAATTGCGGCATTATCTGTTACATTAAATTTAATTGTGGGTATCATTATTAGTGGATTATTTATTCTTTTTTCAAATAAATTAATGCAATTAATGAATTTACAAGGGGCTGTACTTGAAGCTGCTCAAAGCTATTTGGCAATTGTTGGTGGATTTATATTTGTACAGGCGCTTATTACGTCACTCTCGTCTGTAATTCGTGTACAAGGATGGACGAAGCAGACGATGTATGTTTCCCTAGGGATGAACGTTATCCACGTACTGTTAAACTACATTTTAATATTCGGTAAATTTGGAGCACCTGAGCTTGGTGTCGAGGGGGCTGCTATTTCATCTGTTATTAGTAGAATTTTAGCTGCTGTCGTATTTTTCTGGTTGTTATATCAAGCGCTTGAAATACGGATTAAACTTACGGATTATTACCATTTTTCAAAAGAATACATTACAAAGATTTTAAAAATAGGTATTCCTTCAGCATTGGAACAGGTACTTTACCAAACTAGTCAAATCGTCCTACTTTACTACGTAACTTATATTGGCGCTGAAGCATTATCTGCTCGGCAATACGCGGTGAATATTTCAATGTTTACGTATTTATTTGCAATGGCGATTGGCATGGGAACGGCTATTTTAATTGGTCGCTATGTGGGGGCTGGTGAAACAGACCGAGCTTATAAGAGTGTTTGGTTTAGTGTAAAGTCTGCGCTTATTTTCACACTCGTTATGGTCGTATTTGTTATAGCATTTAGAGAGCCTTTAATGGGGTTATTTACTGATAATAATGAAATTATTAAAATCGGGGCTAGTGTATTATTATTAAGTATCTTCCTAGAAACTGGACGTACGATAAATATAACGATTATTAACTCATTACGTGCTGCCGGTGATGCTACTTACCCTGTACGTATTGGTCTTATTTCGATGATCATCATTGGTCTATCGCTCGGCTATATTTTTGTTTTCATATTTGATATGGGATTAGTCGGTGTATGGTTAGCGATTGCTTGTGATGAATGGATTCGTGCAATATTAGTAATATTCCGTTGGCGCAGTCGTAAATGGGAACGCTACGCAATTGTTGGCCCGAGCAAAGCATAATAACATTTTTAGCGTCCATCTATATTTAAAAAGAAAAATTAAAAAAACCGACTCCATATAAATTTATGGAATCGGTTTTTTTAAACTTATTTTTCTGTATCTTCAATCGCTTGTACTTCTTGTGAAGTCTCTTCTGTTGCCTCAAGCTCCACTTCTTTTGCGGCTGCTTCTTCAGCCTTACGTTGCGCTTCTTCTGCCGCTGCTTTTTTCGCAGCCTCTTCAATTGGTTTATTAACTACACCAAGGCACCAAATAAACTCTTCCCATGCCATGTTCCAACCTTTATATACTTCTTCTGAGTCATCCCATTTCACTAAATAGGCAAGACCATCTTCAGTTTTTGTTAAATATAATGATAAGTCTGCTCCAGCGCGATCGCTAACTAATTTAATTTTACCCTCTTCATCAAATCGTTCTTCGATATTATCCTTTTCTGTGAATGCACGACTTTGCGCAATTTCAAATAATGTATTGCTATGAATACGATATTTATTTTTTTGCATCTTTTTTCCCAACTTCCATCAAAAATTAATTACTTTATCTATATTACAACGTTTTCCGAAATTTATCGCCACTTTTTTCGGATTCAGCGCTTTTATTTATTTTATCATAAAAATAGCACATTAAACTACCATTGATTGCAAAAACAAGAACGTTCATTCGTATTTTTATGAAGAATCTAGTACAATTGAATAGATAATGAGATTTATCTTACATTCTATTTTAGTATACATTTTGTTTAGACATTGTTTTCAACATTCGGTCGTGGTAGAATTTTGCAAGAGGTGAAAACATTGAGCATCGTAACTGCAGGTTTACTCGTTTCCTTCTCTGGAATTATTGTTGTTTGTTTAGGGTTATTTAATGTCATACCCAACACTACACAAACATTAAACTACGTATTTGTAGGAATTGGCTGGATATTTATTTTAATTGGCGTAGTTATTCGGATTATTGGTATGAAGATGGAACGAAAGCATAAAAAATAAAAAAAGCCTAGTGATACGTAATATATTTACGCACACTGGGCTATTGTTATTCTTTATTTACAGTTTGCTATTCAGACATGCGACATCATTACTAGTACAACCTGTTAATAATAAAAAGAAAAAAATAATTACACCATTTTTATAATTTTTCAAATATTCCCCTTCCTAACACTGATATTTTATAAGATTACAAATTTCAACTAATAGAAACTGGCTATCCAATCCATGTTAATTCGTACTCTAGTAAATAATACTTCGAACTATAAATTTCGACCTCATATGTCACTACACTACTTTCACTTATTGAAATTCCTATTATTTCACCGACCTTATTTAATATATGCGGTTCATAATATTTGCGATAATTATGTGTTTCGCTATCGATTTTTTCATCTACTAGGTGGATTTTCACTTTATCCATTAACTGAAACTTTGCATTCGTATGCTCTGAAGTCATTTCAAATAAATTTAACTGCTTCAAAAAAATCACCTGCCAAAATGTACTAATTGATACATTCGACAGGTGAAGACAATTTCCTTTATAAAATGAAACTTCAATCAGGCATTAGCGGTAAAACGGTTTCGTTCTTACTTTGCTCTGGCTTTAAATAAATGACCAATTCCTGTTGGTAAACACCATCTATTAAATAATGATCTAATGTATGGCTATCATATTGAAATGTACCAAACGGAAATGAAACACTTTCCCCTTTCACTGCTGCCAAAAGACCTGCAACGTCTTGAGACACCATTTGAAGTACTTCCTCAGCGGTTTCGGTTAATACAAATACTACATTCATAATCTCTCTCCTATACTCCAATGAATAATGCAGCCTGGGCAATGGCTATATAAAATGCGATATCTTGAATTGGCGATTGGTCAGACAGTTCAAACGTTATATCAAATAAATCTTTTTGCTCGTCATAGACAGCAAGCCATTTTGCAACAACGACATCATCTACAATAAATGTTGACCAAGATTCCATTTCTTTATCGACCTTCATTTTAAAGTCGCCATTAGAAATGAATAACTCCGGTACCCCAATGCGCCAGTTTTCATAGTTAATTAAATAGTTTTCATCTCTTACAAGGTCCTTTCCCTCAAACCAAACTTTACCACGTCGAAAAACCTTTTTTGCTTGGAATAATGGCTTTCCTGCAAGATCGATTACTTCGTACTTTAAAAAATATCGGTAATCAAAATAACCGTCCAATAGTTTTTTCAAACCATTATCATAAATGCGTTGTACGGATTGAATTTGGATACCTTGTTCGTTATAGATTGGCTGGGGTGTTGTTGATTTAATATTCCCTAAAGCCTGGTACGTAAATTTTTTCATGTACTTCCCCTTAATAAATTATCGTAATTTTATTCAATACTCTTTTCACAAAATTATTTTGTTCATCAAATTGCTTTCGAATAGATACCGCAATGTCTGGATGATTGGTTATTATACCGTCTATATTCCATTCATAAAAGTGTTGAAGCCCTCGTTCATTATTAACTGTCCAAACAAATAACTCTTTCCCTGCAGCATTGACTTGCTCTTGTATAGCACTTGTTGCAAAAGATTGTTCTATGGCAACAAAATCGGCATCCATTAAGGGAATAGACCCATAGGCAACAGCATACACAAATCCCGTTTTGATTCGTGGCTCTAATGCTTCAAGTTCCTCCATTAGTTTAATATCCAATGATTGCACATAATGTATGTCAAGTGCATCATGAGCATCTAGTTGCGCAACGAGTCGCTCTAGCATATCTTTTGTTTCATAGCCATGAGGTTTTATTTCAATTAATAATTGTATATTCAACAATCGGCTCGTTTGTAGCACTTCTTCAAGCGACGGAATTTTATCGGTATGCCCGTCGGCTGACACAGTGGTTTCTGTTAACTCTTTTAACGTCATTTGATGGACACGATTAGGCTTTCTCGCGAGTCGAGATAACGTCTCATCGTGAAAAACGACAAATTGTCCATCCTTCGTTTGCTGGATATCAATCTCAACCACTTCCGCACCAGCTTTTGCAGATTCCTTAATCGAGCTAATTGTATTTTCCACACCACGTTCCATAAAACCTCGATGTGCAATAACTATCGACTCAGGCTCATATAGCGTCTTTTCTAAATTCAATAAATTAATACCGCTAATTAAAAAGAAGGCATAAATGGAAATGAGTATTGTCCATTGTCTAATTGTTTGACGAAATGACTCCTCTTGCAAAATAAGTGGCTTAAAGTGGGTAGAACTAAATGCTACCATAACAAGTAATTGAGAAGAAATAATTTGTAGTATAGAGAAAAATAATACTATTACTCCTTCAGCAAATGTCAAGGTAAATCCAGCTACAACTAACCCCCAACTCGGTACAATTGCCTCAATAATCAGTAACGGAATGAAAGTTATCGTTAATACGGTTATTAGGAGACTTAAATGAATGAGAACAATGACAGCGATTATTCCAATAAGCTCAACTAATTTCCTTTGAGAGAACTTCCAGCTCATTTTCAATGCTTGAAAAATCGAAATCCCTTGATAAATTGTAAAAAATGGCCATGTGAATATAAAACGTAAACTAATAAACCCAAGAACTACTATAACAGTTACATATAAAATTGTTCCATTACGTGAATTGAGTAACTCATCTATAATAAATCGTGGAATTGTAAAGTTTTGAATGAGCGAAATTGGTAATATCGATGAAATAAGCGGTATTAACAATAACAAATAAATGACTAATAACAACGTTTGTAAGCTTATAAAATGTACTACCTTTTGATTTAACCTTTTTAATAGACGCTTCCATGTATATGGAATTGCACATTGTTGATGATATGCTAAGAGCATTAAAAAGCCCATTTCATAGTATATAAATAAAACACCAATTAACAAAATTAATCCAATGCCCGCTAATGCAAAAGGATGTGTAACTAATTGCATTATGTTATTTTCTGTAATCGCATGAACACCAGTCACATCCATAATTAGTGTAATAATTAAGCTTATAAATGGTATCACGATAAAAGCTTGAACAATACGTAACACAACGAACGTACGAATATAATCAACACGATAATAATATAAATTTCGAAAAATAAGGTTTACTACTCTTCTTAATCTTTCCAAATGCTCCTCCCCCAGTAAAAAACAAAAATATCAAATCTATTTTAATATTCCCCGTTATTGTACAATACATGCAATCTATTAATAAAATCGTAGGCGAATGTTTATAAATTTAGTATTTAAAACACTAAAAAACTATTTTGTAAGCTTTCATACAAAATAGTTTTAAATACAATCAACAAGGATAAAGTGAGTAACCCTAACCGTTTTACCTTGCTGGTTATCTTTTCAAGTCCAACTTCAAAAAGCCGAACCCATTACGGATTCGGCTTTTCATCCTCTTTTCAAGCAATTGGCATTGCTGCAAAAAACTCTTGATATAAACCTTTTAAAATTTGATCTTCAAACTCTGAGCGGACACCAAATACTAAACTTACTTCAGAAGAACCTTGATTAATCATCTCAATATTGGCTCCTGTTGAAGATATTGCTGCTGCAGCACGAGCAGCTAATCCCGTATTATGGCGCATACCTTCGCCCACAATTACAATCATTGAGAAATTATGGCTAAAATGCACATCATCTGCATGTAATTCATGCTTCACACGTGCAACAATACGTTCTTCTTTTTCAGGTGTTAACTGATTCGAACGCATAATAACAGAAATATCATCTAAACCAGAGGGCGTATGCTCATACGATATATTTTCCTCTTCAATTATTTGCAATAGCTTTCTGCCAAAACCAACTTCACGATTCATTAAATATTTTGACACGTAAAGCATTGAAAAACCACCATCAGCCGAAATACCTGTGACAGGTCGATTCGTTTGTGGTCGTGTCGGTAAAATTCGTGTTCCGGGTGCAGAAGGGTTATTCGTATTTTTGATATTAACAGGAATCCCTTGCTTATAAACAGGCATTAACGCTTCATCATGAAAAACTGAGAAGCCCGCATAAGATAATTCTCTCATTTCACGATACGTTAGTTCTTTAATATCAACTGGATCATTGACAACTTTTGGATTAGCTGCGAATACACAGTCAACATCTGTAAAGTTTTCATATAGTGTCGCGCCAACAGCGGAAGCTAAAATCGAACCTGTGATATCCGACCCCCCACGATCAAATGTACGTAAAATTCCGTCTTTTGTATAGCCGAAAAAGCCTGGGAAAATAATAATTTCCTGTTCATGCTTTAATTTACTTAAATTTTCATATGCTTCTGGTAAGGCTAAAGTACGCTCAGGTAAGTCAGTAAGAATTAATTTATCTTTTGGACTTACATATTTAGCTGGAAGACCAGCAGCGTTGAAATACTCAGCGATTAGCTTTGCATTATTATCCTCACCACTTGCTTTAATATTATCAATAAACAGTTCTTTACTTAAACCGTTATCTGTTACACGTTCACGTAAATCTTGTGCGATCATATTTGTAATCGTATGGTCTAAACCTAGCCCATCCGTAATATTACGATAGCGATCTACTACTACTTGAATTTTTAATTCAACATCCCCACCCTCTAATGCGGTGTGTGCTAACTCTATTAATAAATCCGTCACCTTAATATCATCGCTTGAACGCTTACCTGGCGCAGATACAGCGACAATCTTTCTTTCAGGATTAGACTTCACAATGTTTGCTACTTTTTTGATTTGTTCTGCACTTGCGACCGATGTGCCGCCGAACTTACATACTATCATCTCATCATATCCTTACTTTCAAAATTGATATTTGTACTTACAGGAAAAACATTTGGCTTTACACAGTGTACAAATTATTGGTATTTCAGTCAAGACTATTATGTGAAATCAATAATCTATTTAGTCAAAATACGAATATTTTAAGGATTTGTCAATATATTATATGTGATTTTAAAAGAATCGTGTATTTTTTAACGATGGTCATTTTAATTTCCCTTTATAAATTAACCCATTCTTTATTAAGTAATGCTTTTCCTTAAAATAAATAATTCAAACCTATATTCCTTTGAATATCCAACATTAAAAAAGAACAAAAAAATACCGCCATTAACTATTGGCGGTAAATTATTTTAGCCGATTTTACTAAACTAGTAAATATAATTTACTTATTTTGTTATCCTAGCAAACCTCCTCGGACACTACAAATTAACCAGTACAAAAAAATAAAGTCAAGAGGCCACTAGCAAGCTAGAAATCCTCTTGACTTTTTTATCATTATTGTACGCGAGCAAATCCAAATCCTGAAGCGTAATCATCGCCTGTTGCAGCACCATATCCACCTTTAATGTCTACTGCTTTTGCTCTCGTTTGTAAGTTAGAACGTAGTTGAGTATGAGACCAAGACGGATTTTCAGCCCAAATTTTTGCTGCTAAGCCTGAAACGTGTGGAGTAGCCATTGAAGTACCACTAATCGTATTATAGCCACCATTATACCAAGTTGAGTAAACTGCTGAACCAGGAGCAGAAATTTCGATATCGCCTTGCTGGATAACATAATCTCCAGCTGTAGATGCATAACCACGTGAAGAGTAGTTAGCTATACGATACGTACCGTTTTCTTGTACATTTTCTAAAGATGCAACAGCGACTGAGTTCACTAATGCCGCTGGATAACCAATTGATCCTTGTGAATAACCTGAATTACCCGCTGCAGCAACTACTAGAACACCTTTGCTATAAGCATAATTAACAGCGCTTGAAATTAAGCTGTTATTTGCGGAAGAACCTAGTGACATACTAATAATTGTTTTTGAACCAGTAGCTGTTGCTTGATCTGCCGCATGTCGAATAGCTGCTGCAATATCATCAGAATATCCAGATCCACTATCTAATAACACTTTGTAAGCCCATAGATCCGCATCAGGAGCAACTCCGTAAACGCCTCCTTGATCACTACCACCATCAGCTAATGCTGTACCCGCTACATGTGTACCATGCCCGTTTTTGTCTGTACAACTATTATTAATTGGTGATGTAGCACCTGTAAAATCCTTACATTGCTCTACGTTATTGACAAGGTCTGGATGAGAAATGTTTACACCTGTATCAAGTACGGCAATATTAATACCGCTACCTCCAGACGTAGTTGTTAAAGAATTATTGTTGTAAATCGCTTTAATTCCCCAAGGGATTTGTTGGGTAGCCCTTGCAGTAGCTTCGAAATCTGGAGTGCTTTCTTCAACCATACTATTGTCATCCAGGCCAATCGTATCTAATGTAACGATAGGAACCTTTGTCACTGTTAGGTTTTTATTGTTTTGTAAAGCTTGGAATTGCTTTTCATTCATTTCTGTTGAAAATCCATTCTCCGTTAATTCCCAACGGACAGAATGTTGACCTTTTACCGAGGACTTTGTTGATTTGTCATTTGCTTCAACATAAACTCGGAATGTTTCCAGACCTAACTTTTTGTCAAAACCACTTTCTGCACTTTCCATTGTTGTAGCATGCACTGGAGTTATTACTGATCCTGCAATCAAAAGACTAAATAATGCACTTTTCATTTTTTTCATTCTTCTTAACCCCTTTTCAATTTTTTGTGTAGCACTACAACTTAAAACTACCATATTTCAAATATTTTGATTATTGGGAAAAAATTAAGTATGCTAGATATCAAATAAAGTCATTCAATATAGGAGGTTATTACAGTGAAAATAGGCTCACTAATCAAGTATTATCGTACAAAACTAGGAATGACGCAAAATACACTAGCAATGGGGATTTGTTCGATTCCTCATTTAAGTAAAATTGAAAATAACAATAAAGAAGCAAATAGCGAGACAATTCGTCTATTATTAGAGCGTTTAAACATTAGTCTACACAATGTAGAAAATA belongs to Solibacillus sp. FSL R7-0682 and includes:
- a CDS encoding MATE family efflux transporter gives rise to the protein MNLHERVDTLEKNTKELSLFKLTWPLFLELFLFMLMGLADTFMLSAVSDDAVAGVGTANQYIQIAILLLGVIGTGASIVVSQYLGSRLIAEASKIAALSVTLNLIVGIIISGLFILFSNKLMQLMNLQGAVLEAAQSYLAIVGGFIFVQALITSLSSVIRVQGWTKQTMYVSLGMNVIHVLLNYILIFGKFGAPELGVEGAAISSVISRILAAVVFFWLLYQALEIRIKLTDYYHFSKEYITKILKIGIPSALEQVLYQTSQIVLLYYVTYIGAEALSARQYAVNISMFTYLFAMAIGMGTAILIGRYVGAGETDRAYKSVWFSVKSALIFTLVMVVFVIAFREPLMGLFTDNNEIIKIGASVLLLSIFLETGRTINITIINSLRAAGDATYPVRIGLISMIIIGLSLGYIFVFIFDMGLVGVWLAIACDEWIRAILVIFRWRSRKWERYAIVGPSKA
- a CDS encoding homoserine dehydrogenase, with amino-acid sequence MQKNKYRIHSNTLFEIAQSRAFTEKDNIEERFDEEGKIKLVSDRAGADLSLYLTKTEDGLAYLVKWDDSEEVYKGWNMAWEEFIWCLGVVNKPIEEAAKKAAAEEAQRKAEEAAAKEVELEATEETSQEVQAIEDTEK
- a CDS encoding thymidylate synthase, translating into MNVVFVLTETAEEVLQMVSQDVAGLLAAVKGESVSFPFGTFQYDSHTLDHYLIDGVYQQELVIYLKPEQSKNETVLPLMPD
- a CDS encoding tubby C-terminal domain-like protein; the protein is MKKFTYQALGNIKSTTPQPIYNEQGIQIQSVQRIYDNGLKKLLDGYFDYRYFLKYEVIDLAGKPLFQAKKVFRRGKVWFEGKDLVRDENYLINYENWRIGVPELFISNGDFKMKVDKEMESWSTFIVDDVVVAKWLAVYDEQKDLFDITFELSDQSPIQDIAFYIAIAQAALFIGV
- a CDS encoding glycerophosphodiester phosphodiesterase, with translation MERLRRVVNLIFRNLYYYRVDYIRTFVVLRIVQAFIVIPFISLIITLIMDVTGVHAITENNIMQLVTHPFALAGIGLILLIGVLFIYYEMGFLMLLAYHQQCAIPYTWKRLLKRLNQKVVHFISLQTLLLVIYLLLLIPLISSILPISLIQNFTIPRFIIDELLNSRNGTILYVTVIVVLGFISLRFIFTWPFFTIYQGISIFQALKMSWKFSQRKLVELIGIIAVIVLIHLSLLITVLTITFIPLLIIEAIVPSWGLVVAGFTLTFAEGVIVLFFSILQIISSQLLVMVAFSSTHFKPLILQEESFRQTIRQWTILISIYAFFLISGINLLNLEKTLYEPESIVIAHRGFMERGVENTISSIKESAKAGAEVVEIDIQQTKDGQFVVFHDETLSRLARKPNRVHQMTLKELTETTVSADGHTDKIPSLEEVLQTSRLLNIQLLIEIKPHGYETKDMLERLVAQLDAHDALDIHYVQSLDIKLMEELEALEPRIKTGFVYAVAYGSIPLMDADFVAIEQSFATSAIQEQVNAAGKELFVWTVNNERGLQHFYEWNIDGIITNHPDIAVSIRKQFDEQNNFVKRVLNKITIIY
- a CDS encoding aspartate kinase, coding for MIVCKFGGTSVASAEQIKKVANIVKSNPERKIVAVSAPGKRSSDDIKVTDLLIELAHTALEGGDVELKIQVVVDRYRNITDGLGLDHTITNMIAQDLRERVTDNGLSKELFIDNIKASGEDNNAKLIAEYFNAAGLPAKYVSPKDKLILTDLPERTLALPEAYENLSKLKHEQEIIIFPGFFGYTKDGILRTFDRGGSDITGSILASAVGATLYENFTDVDCVFAANPKVVNDPVDIKELTYREMRELSYAGFSVFHDEALMPVYKQGIPVNIKNTNNPSAPGTRILPTRPQTNRPVTGISADGGFSMLYVSKYLMNREVGFGRKLLQIIEEENISYEHTPSGLDDISVIMRSNQLTPEKEERIVARVKHELHADDVHFSHNFSMIVIVGEGMRHNTGLAARAAAAISSTGANIEMINQGSSEVSLVFGVRSEFEDQILKGLYQEFFAAMPIA
- a CDS encoding S8 family peptidase; amino-acid sequence: MKKMKSALFSLLIAGSVITPVHATTMESAESGFDKKLGLETFRVYVEANDKSTKSSVKGQHSVRWELTENGFSTEMNEKQFQALQNNKNLTVTKVPIVTLDTIGLDDNSMVEESTPDFEATARATQQIPWGIKAIYNNNSLTTTSGGSGINIAVLDTGVNISHPDLVNNVEQCKDFTGATSPINNSCTDKNGHGTHVAGTALADGGSDQGGVYGVAPDADLWAYKVLLDSGSGYSDDIAAAIRHAADQATATGSKTIISMSLGSSANNSLISSAVNYAYSKGVLVVAAAGNSGYSQGSIGYPAALVNSVAVASLENVQENGTYRIANYSSRGYASTAGDYVIQQGDIEISAPGSAVYSTWYNGGYNTISGTSMATPHVSGLAAKIWAENPSWSHTQLRSNLQTRAKAVDIKGGYGAATGDDYASGFGFARVQ